A portion of the Paenibacillus hamazuiensis genome contains these proteins:
- a CDS encoding PA14 domain-containing protein, translated as MFKSVRFKRCYKLITIVCLTIGLIAPAHSFAGIDSDVQQNMDRIGKNDGETQMAELKGPYADPAQQEVAFGLRSFFHAPWRSYMDTWDASRYLDVLGINFNVEQGEAEATAQVLEEAGIRSARVEVGWGELDFDDDTQFRDWNYKSLMMKVAALRKHHIRPLILLNFNSGMPSPSREWTVKLTKPATAGDREIYIDDTSKIRVKYTGLNRVARHTMFPVITGVDAATGKCTLSAPLPKDLPAGDLFLVQLKYQPFSGLEFSDGTPNPAAQETIDGWMRYIKTVTSTLKDMLETEGQADAGFDLEVYNEYTFGYHFMDINYYYEPKLSFSKPISYTQSDGVTKDGPEIILPLTADYVKNPENRLPGVNVISGFSNQRPWDNGTEMWLNQDGFSKHYYTGYSPDESPIVPGNTDDKKLYIDALGKLDGKRNPDNYDHSVAGSYLVPAHMSAFPERHFYFYQSESAVRDIQPFPGPWTHHFRYANPGNGKVPQVWMSETNYARMLFARELIDKLGISAKDEKLVSLMHYIGTKTTLRNYIFFGHKGYHTINLYAAKSEDTGFTVIPEAFYSELKKNNYVLTDSVKQLAGPQLRAVANVTNLIKTGKKIDTPRALKVDRIVEYKPRLVFEGDGTPEHPDRYNRDDLAVLPYQLDAGKFAIGYYVVTRNMTHSYDTTKDVLDPDRYAMPMQSFDITFSNICGERASVYAYDPIEDTKHPVQIVDSDASHITVKVDSVDYPRFLIVEEASEGPLIENVVLEKTVEGAKASFVPSVDGTVQISWGPYPVRGGGSFKEERYTNSKPRTLVSEAEISSVNYFKTLPAEPGFWRWTGSVVPNYSENYTFVVSTDQMNTIRVWVEDSLVVEGNGKVSGSIPLEAGKSYRIRAEYTNEYANPHTMILYWFSDSQPKELVAPDASGTNQITRKVRAGKKETVLLPGMNAGDGIKLELSDGNVTTRFPQWSYDLKGVLHETTK; from the coding sequence ATGTTTAAATCGGTCAGATTCAAAAGATGTTACAAGTTAATAACGATCGTCTGCTTGACGATCGGCTTGATTGCTCCTGCCCATTCGTTTGCAGGCATAGATTCCGACGTTCAGCAAAATATGGATAGAATCGGAAAAAACGATGGGGAAACGCAGATGGCCGAACTGAAGGGTCCTTATGCCGACCCTGCGCAGCAGGAAGTTGCTTTCGGACTACGGTCATTTTTCCATGCTCCGTGGCGCAGTTACATGGATACTTGGGATGCTTCGAGGTATCTGGATGTGCTCGGCATCAACTTTAATGTCGAACAGGGCGAGGCCGAAGCGACAGCACAGGTGTTAGAGGAAGCAGGTATTCGTTCCGCCAGAGTTGAAGTCGGGTGGGGGGAATTAGATTTTGATGACGATACCCAATTTCGGGATTGGAATTATAAAAGTTTGATGATGAAAGTTGCGGCTTTGAGAAAACATCATATTCGTCCGCTAATCCTGCTTAATTTCAACTCGGGAATGCCCAGTCCCAGCAGGGAATGGACGGTCAAATTAACAAAGCCAGCCACTGCGGGAGACCGGGAAATCTATATCGACGATACTTCGAAAATACGGGTCAAATATACAGGCCTGAACCGGGTGGCCCGACATACGATGTTTCCGGTCATAACCGGCGTTGACGCGGCAACCGGAAAATGTACGCTCTCGGCGCCCCTTCCCAAGGATTTGCCTGCGGGTGATTTGTTTTTGGTTCAATTGAAATACCAGCCTTTCTCCGGACTCGAATTTTCCGATGGAACGCCGAATCCTGCAGCGCAGGAAACGATAGACGGATGGATGCGGTATATCAAGACCGTCACCTCTACCCTCAAGGACATGCTGGAAACGGAGGGGCAAGCCGATGCAGGCTTCGATCTCGAAGTTTATAATGAATATACGTTTGGATACCATTTTATGGACATTAATTATTATTATGAACCCAAGCTTTCCTTTTCCAAGCCGATAAGCTACACCCAGAGCGATGGAGTGACCAAGGACGGGCCGGAAATCATATTGCCGTTAACCGCGGATTACGTGAAAAATCCGGAAAACCGGCTGCCCGGAGTCAATGTCATCAGCGGATTCTCCAACCAGCGGCCTTGGGATAACGGAACGGAGATGTGGCTGAATCAGGACGGCTTCAGCAAGCATTATTATACAGGTTATTCTCCGGATGAGTCCCCGATTGTCCCTGGAAATACAGACGATAAAAAGCTGTATATCGATGCTCTCGGCAAATTGGATGGCAAACGAAACCCGGATAACTACGATCATTCGGTAGCCGGCAGCTATCTCGTACCCGCGCATATGTCAGCTTTTCCCGAACGGCACTTCTATTTCTATCAATCGGAATCGGCAGTTCGGGACATTCAACCTTTCCCCGGGCCCTGGACTCACCATTTCAGGTATGCAAATCCAGGCAACGGGAAAGTACCTCAGGTCTGGATGTCGGAAACGAATTATGCCCGCATGTTGTTTGCGCGTGAATTGATAGACAAATTGGGCATTTCCGCCAAGGACGAAAAATTAGTATCGCTCATGCACTATATCGGAACAAAAACGACGTTGCGCAATTACATCTTCTTTGGACACAAAGGCTATCACACAATTAATCTGTATGCGGCAAAATCGGAAGATACCGGATTCACGGTTATTCCCGAGGCTTTCTATTCAGAGTTAAAGAAAAACAATTATGTTTTAACAGATTCGGTCAAGCAATTGGCCGGCCCTCAGCTAAGAGCAGTGGCGAATGTAACGAACCTGATAAAAACAGGAAAAAAGATCGACACGCCAAGGGCTCTAAAAGTCGACCGCATCGTGGAGTATAAGCCGCGGCTCGTTTTCGAGGGCGATGGAACACCGGAGCATCCCGACCGGTATAACCGGGACGACTTGGCCGTGCTGCCTTACCAATTGGACGCGGGCAAATTTGCAATCGGCTACTATGTAGTGACAAGAAACATGACTCATTCGTACGATACGACGAAAGATGTGCTTGATCCGGACCGATATGCAATGCCGATGCAAAGCTTTGATATTACGTTCTCCAACATTTGCGGCGAACGCGCCTCCGTTTATGCTTATGATCCGATTGAAGATACAAAGCACCCGGTGCAAATTGTGGATTCGGATGCGAGCCATATTACGGTAAAGGTGGATAGCGTGGATTATCCCCGTTTCCTTATCGTTGAAGAAGCGTCGGAAGGTCCGCTAATTGAAAATGTGGTTTTGGAAAAGACGGTGGAAGGAGCGAAAGCCTCTTTCGTCCCGAGCGTGGACGGAACCGTTCAAATCAGCTGGGGTCCTTACCCGGTTAGGGGCGGAGGCTCTTTCAAAGAGGAGCGGTACACGAACTCAAAGCCCCGAACTCTTGTCTCCGAGGCGGAGATAAGCTCTGTCAATTACTTTAAAACATTGCCGGCTGAGCCGGGTTTCTGGCGCTGGACCGGATCGGTTGTGCCGAATTATTCGGAAAACTATACGTTCGTTGTCTCGACCGATCAAATGAACACGATTCGCGTTTGGGTGGAGGACAGTCTGGTCGTGGAGGGGAACGGGAAGGTAAGCGGCTCCATCCCGCTTGAAGCGGGAAAATCATACCGAATCAGAGCGGAATACACCAATGAATACGCGAATCCTCATACCATGATCTTGTATT
- a CDS encoding VanZ family protein, with protein MPLFLWSSFIFYLSSQPFSDQTMLPFLQKHIPQYRLSQALPNVTVIYGKYNIPAKRYPYQFVQFILRKTAHLIMYFTLATLLYVATIPYKLRRGIRFFMVIALVGGVAALDELYQSTNFLRTGSIQDVGLDLVGGVIGLLISMAIFRRWIGCLNRSDSKDVTS; from the coding sequence TTGCCTTTGTTTTTATGGAGTTCCTTCATATTTTATTTATCCTCGCAGCCGTTTAGCGACCAAACGATGCTTCCTTTTTTACAGAAACATATACCTCAATATCGGCTTAGCCAGGCGCTCCCCAACGTCACCGTCATATATGGGAAATATAATATTCCCGCGAAACGTTATCCTTACCAATTCGTTCAATTCATTCTCCGCAAAACTGCCCATCTGATTATGTACTTCACACTGGCTACGCTACTTTATGTTGCGACGATACCTTACAAGCTGCGGAGGGGCATCAGATTTTTTATGGTAATAGCCCTGGTCGGGGGAGTCGCTGCTCTCGATGAACTGTACCAGTCAACCAATTTCTTAAGAACCGGGTCTATTCAAGATGTGGGGCTTGATCTGGTCGGTGGAGTAATAGGACTACTCATAAGCATGGCGATTTTTAGGAGGTGGATTGGATGTTTAAATCGGTCAGATTCAAAAGATGTTACAAGTTAA
- a CDS encoding glycosyltransferase → MKTSDYKILSFATQGSGGDDENRLRALLSQIPAQFYPFEKRKKWLNFWKLLKYIFRERPHLVVMEGTGIAGGLALIFGNMLAKVPYIVSSGDAVGPFVASKVATLAPLFQWYERLLYKRSTGFIGWTPYLAGRALTYGAKYAMTAAGWAPFEFSDEQLQASRRKIREMYRIPENHIVVGIVGSLNWNKRIGYCYGYELVKAMQTLKRENVTVLIVGDGNGKSKLEQLSGERLGKNIVFTGRVPREAVPGYLASMDLASLPQSVDQVGSFRYTTKVSEYLSVGLPIVTGRIPMSYDINRESIYRIHGNKPWEPAYIHSLSELMENMTMEELQQKKAKVQRNLSIFDKESQIIGVSEFIRDILSQSLRNNAKT, encoded by the coding sequence ATGAAAACGAGTGATTACAAGATCTTAAGCTTCGCTACCCAAGGCAGCGGCGGCGATGACGAGAACAGGCTCAGAGCTTTGCTCAGCCAAATACCGGCGCAGTTTTATCCGTTTGAAAAGCGGAAAAAGTGGCTCAATTTTTGGAAGCTGCTGAAGTATATTTTTCGCGAGCGTCCTCATCTGGTCGTAATGGAAGGAACGGGGATCGCCGGAGGTTTGGCTCTTATTTTCGGGAACATGCTCGCCAAGGTGCCCTATATCGTAAGCAGTGGCGACGCGGTCGGTCCCTTCGTGGCAAGCAAGGTTGCCACGCTCGCCCCCCTATTTCAATGGTATGAGAGGCTGCTCTATAAACGGTCAACCGGTTTTATCGGTTGGACTCCGTATTTGGCAGGGCGGGCGCTCACGTACGGCGCCAAATATGCCATGACCGCAGCGGGGTGGGCGCCGTTTGAATTTTCGGACGAACAGCTTCAAGCGTCGCGCAGAAAAATTCGGGAAATGTACCGGATCCCGGAAAATCACATCGTCGTCGGTATCGTAGGTTCGCTTAATTGGAATAAGCGGATCGGCTACTGTTATGGTTATGAATTGGTCAAGGCGATGCAAACTTTGAAACGCGAAAATGTGACCGTACTTATCGTAGGGGATGGGAACGGCAAATCAAAGCTTGAACAATTATCCGGGGAACGGCTTGGAAAGAACATCGTCTTTACGGGGCGTGTTCCACGCGAGGCGGTGCCCGGTTATTTGGCGTCTATGGACCTGGCCAGCTTACCGCAAAGCGTGGACCAGGTAGGAAGTTTCCGTTATACGACCAAAGTCAGCGAATATTTGTCCGTCGGGCTGCCGATCGTGACGGGAAGAATTCCGATGTCCTACGACATCAACAGAGAAAGCATTTACCGGATCCATGGAAATAAACCGTGGGAGCCTGCCTACATTCATTCGTTGTCCGAATTGATGGAGAACATGACTATGGAAGAATTGCAGCAAAAAAAAGCAAAAGTTCAACGCAACTTATCGATTTTCGATAAAGAATCGCAAATCATTGGCGTGAGCGAATTTATCCGGGATATATTGTCCCAGTCTTTGCGAAATAATGCCAAGACGTGA